The DNA sequence GCGGGCGATGATCCAGCGCGGCTGGGTGGAGCGCACCGGCACCGTCCGCTCCCGCGAGGTGGCCTACGACGACCACGTCCCGGTCTACGAGGCGGTCGCCGCCGGTGACCCCGAGGCCGCCCGGGCGGCGATGGCCCGCCACATGGAGGGCGCGTCCCGCCGCCTGATGCAGGCCCTGGAACAGCGGGAGGCGTAGACGGGGGGCGGCTGCGGTCGGCCCCTGGGGGCTGTGGGCGGCTGGCGCCTAGGGGCCGGGGGCGGCTGGCGCCGGGGGCGGCGGGGTGGCGCCTGGGGTGGCGGGGGCGGCCGAGGCGCGGTGAGGCGCCGGGATGCGGCGGAGCGCCGGGGGGCGTTCGAGGCGCAGTAGGGCGCCGGGCACGGCAGGACATCGGGGGCCCGGGGCTCGGCAGGGCCGCCGGGGTTGGCCGTCGCCGAGGCGCGGCGGGGCGTCGTCGCCGAGGGAGGCCGAAAGCGAGGCACGGCAGGACACCACGGGCCGGACAAAGCCCGGACGCGGCAGGGCGCCGTAAGGCGGGCCGCCTGCGACGACCGGCGGCCCCCTTGCGGAAGTCACCCGGCCCCTACGGGAGTCACCGGCGGGCGGTGACCGCCCATGGAAGCCGCCGGACCCCCGGGCCGCCGACGCGGGCCGATGGCCGCCTACGGAAGCCGCCGGGCCACCCACCGGGGTCCATGGCCACCTAGGGTGCCCAGCAGGCCGCCCCTGAAGTGCCCGGCGGACCGCCACCTACGGCGCCCAGCACGCCGCCCCCGCGGCCCCCAGCGCGTCCTCACCAGCACAACCGGTTGACCGGTTGACCGGTCGGGCCTACAGTGGCGGCGCGGCAACGCGACGAAACGCTGCCGTCCCCCATCCCGGGCCCGTTCCCTGCTGTCATCGAGCGTTCGCACGCCGACCGGAGCGGACCCGCGGTCGGGACCCTTGCCGGTCCCCTCCTACCGGAAGAGGAAGAAACCCGGTGATCGAACCCCATCCCCTGGTCGCCATGATCCACGCCGTGCCCGCCGCGCAGCGCACCGCCGAGGCGGCGTTCGCGCGGGAGTTCCCGCAGGCCACGGTCTGGAACGTGCTGGACGACCGCCTGCTGGACGACGCCCGCGCGGCCGGCGGTCTCACCGACGCGCTGCGCCGGCGCATGCTCCGTCTGATCGGGCACGTACTGGACGGCGGTGCCCGGGCCCTGCTGCTGACCTGCTCCTCCTACGGGGAGGTCGTGGACACCGCCCGCGTGCTGTGGAACGTGCCCGTCCTGAAGTCCGACGAGGCGATGTTCCAGGCCGCCCTGGCCGGCCCGTACCGGCGCATCGCCGTCGTCGCCTCCACCGCGCCCGCCGTCCCGGCCGCCGTCGCCCAGCTGGAGGCGCTCGTCCCGCAGGTCCGCCCGGACCGTCCGCTGGACATCGTGACCGCCCTCAGCGAGGAGGCGGCCACGGCCGACGACCCCGACGCGGCCGCCCGCCACCTGGCCGACGCCCTGCGCGCCGCCGGCGGCACCGACGTGGACGCGGTGCTGCTCGCGCAGTACTCGCTCACCCCGGCGGGCGACGCCCTCGCCGCCCTGGCGGGGGTGCCGGTGCTGGACGGGGCCGGCGCCGCCGCCCGGGAACTGCGCGGCCTGCTCACCTCCCCCGGGGGACGCACCGCGGCAGTCGCCCCGTGACCGCCGCGCTGCCCTGGCCGCTCGCCTACACCGTCTCCGGCGACGACTGCGCCGCACCCGTGCCGCTCGGCTACGCCGCGCCGCTCGCCGAAGCCGTCCGCCACCTGGCCGAGCTGGGCTACCACGGCGTGGAGGTGCAGGTGCGGGAGAGCGGCGCGCACGCCGCCGAGGCGCTGGCCCGCACCGTCGAGGCGGCCGGTCTGCAGGTCCTGGGCATCGGCACCGGGCCGGTCGCCGCGCAGGACCGCCTGACGCTGACCGA is a window from the Streptomyces capillispiralis genome containing:
- a CDS encoding aspartate/glutamate racemase family protein gives rise to the protein MIEPHPLVAMIHAVPAAQRTAEAAFAREFPQATVWNVLDDRLLDDARAAGGLTDALRRRMLRLIGHVLDGGARALLLTCSSYGEVVDTARVLWNVPVLKSDEAMFQAALAGPYRRIAVVASTAPAVPAAVAQLEALVPQVRPDRPLDIVTALSEEAATADDPDAAARHLADALRAAGGTDVDAVLLAQYSLTPAGDALAALAGVPVLDGAGAAARELRGLLTSPGGRTAAVAP